The Streptomyces sp. NBC_00224 genome has a window encoding:
- a CDS encoding serine/threonine-protein kinase: MDALRPRDPAHIGTYALLARLGAGGMGMVYLGRSPGGRLVALKVIKDEITDHPEALARFRREAETVRAVRSAYTANLIDASLAAPPYWLATEYVSGPTLSRAVADRGPFPPDTCRKLFAALAEGLASVHAYGVTHRDLKPQNVILAPQGPQLIDFGIARAAADTALTQPGVAPGTPGYTAPEVLIRNEVADPADVFALGATIAFAATGRAPFGVGEAAGVSYRAVHEQIDLAGVEPRLAELIQACVAKDPAVRPDAAEVIRRCAVDSALVEDEFYRPLSGLADAVPAYTPTRLPGPHDLPTATAGVAGPPPDYTPTHMAAPAPTAVDAGDRSRRTSPWLVAATIGLVLGVAGAATIWLLPGDKGGDGTSARGGGPSSSSPGPTKSDTAPSGGGTKQGGPRYIEATKPSRDYWTPDGQAGSCNLPPEERQEYLLVSVVQADDPDAPMGSALTGKIRIKVWLKYAESTAKPYYVSVSVKPPHEIDANTGQPIPGSGQNLSLGYASKPVDLFRDNQPTTPKILTYPDDFEDHVEDRTFKSIPVSRDPGSWTVQFHHVRGTKEYASIMCTGFVGK; this comes from the coding sequence GTGGACGCGCTCAGGCCCCGGGATCCGGCACACATAGGTACGTACGCCCTGCTCGCCCGGCTGGGCGCGGGCGGGATGGGCATGGTCTACCTCGGCCGCTCGCCGGGCGGGCGGCTGGTCGCGCTCAAGGTGATCAAGGACGAGATCACCGACCACCCCGAGGCGCTGGCCCGCTTCCGCCGTGAGGCCGAGACGGTACGGGCGGTGCGCAGCGCGTACACCGCGAACCTGATCGACGCGTCGCTGGCGGCGCCGCCGTACTGGCTCGCCACGGAGTACGTCTCCGGGCCGACCCTCAGCCGGGCCGTCGCCGACCGGGGCCCGTTCCCGCCCGACACCTGCCGCAAGCTGTTCGCGGCGCTGGCGGAGGGGCTCGCGAGCGTGCACGCGTACGGGGTGACGCACCGGGACCTCAAGCCCCAGAACGTCATCCTGGCCCCACAGGGCCCCCAGCTCATCGACTTCGGCATCGCACGCGCCGCCGCGGACACGGCCCTGACCCAGCCGGGCGTCGCCCCCGGCACCCCCGGCTACACGGCCCCGGAAGTCCTCATCCGCAACGAGGTCGCCGACCCGGCGGACGTGTTCGCCCTGGGGGCGACGATCGCGTTCGCGGCTACGGGGAGGGCGCCGTTCGGTGTGGGCGAGGCCGCGGGTGTCTCCTACCGTGCGGTGCACGAGCAGATCGACCTGGCGGGGGTCGAGCCGAGACTGGCCGAGCTGATCCAGGCCTGCGTGGCCAAGGACCCGGCCGTCCGGCCGGACGCCGCGGAGGTGATCCGCCGGTGCGCCGTGGACTCGGCGCTGGTGGAGGACGAGTTCTACCGGCCGCTGTCGGGGCTGGCGGACGCGGTACCGGCGTACACGCCGACGCGGCTGCCAGGACCGCACGATCTGCCCACGGCCACGGCGGGCGTGGCCGGGCCTCCGCCCGACTACACACCGACCCACATGGCTGCTCCGGCGCCCACGGCCGTCGATGCCGGGGACCGCTCGCGCCGGACGTCACCATGGCTGGTGGCCGCGACGATCGGGCTGGTGCTGGGAGTGGCGGGGGCCGCGACGATCTGGCTGCTGCCCGGGGACAAGGGCGGTGACGGCACGTCAGCGCGCGGGGGCGGCCCTTCGTCGTCCTCGCCCGGGCCGACGAAGAGCGACACCGCGCCCAGTGGGGGCGGCACAAAGCAGGGCGGACCGCGGTACATCGAGGCGACCAAGCCGTCACGGGACTACTGGACGCCTGACGGTCAGGCAGGGAGCTGCAACCTGCCGCCCGAGGAGCGCCAGGAGTACCTGCTGGTCTCCGTGGTCCAGGCGGACGACCCCGACGCGCCCATGGGCTCGGCCCTCACCGGGAAGATACGCATCAAGGTCTGGCTGAAGTACGCGGAGTCCACGGCGAAGCCGTACTACGTCTCGGTGTCCGTGAAGCCCCCGCACGAGATCGACGCGAACACCGGACAGCCGATCCCGGGCTCCGGCCAGAACCTCTCGCTCGGATACGCCAGCAAGCCGGTCGACCTGTTCCGCGACAACCAGCCCACGACGCCGAAGATCCTCACGTACCCGGACGACTTCGAGGACCACGTCGAGGACAGGACGTTCAAGTCCATCCCGGTCAGCCGCGATCCGGGAAGCTGGACTGTCCAGTTCCACCATGTGAGGGGCACCAAGGAGTACGCGAGCATCATGTGTACCGGGTTCGTCGGAAAATAG
- a CDS encoding alpha/beta hydrolase, translating into MPTWQQLRDVKLSEFSDAADGWGKVSSRANSAKDRVDNEMRAKIHETQQSRTAEGAVGDLGRLSRNYQYLHTECGLVRTALDGLATELAAPQKKLKQALEDAENLKFTVQPDGSVKYPTTVAVTVPLAPGPGVARPGAPVPFLAGKGEGGGDPNKAQAEDIAERIAGAVRDAGEIDGRYAGVLRRLKSPPGIDVTDEMLVDAAADTKDVQKNAKFLPESGIPKGKSPADNKKWWDGLSQEERDEYATLYPAAVGALDGVPATVRDDANRMVLAETRAQVAVDIKKLGPEPTQYVQNPNGEYPKVITNPAYSQWHKDKDRLQNKLKGMDAIQSRFDRTGTASRPGERPLPEAFLLGFNADGIGRAIVANGNPDTATHTSVYVPGTGTNLEGINGDIGRMEKLWRTSSDISRGASVSTITWFGYDAPQNIFTDAPQSGYANEGGPILNNFLGGLRASHEGDPGHLTAVGHSYGSTVIGSAARQGTLPVDDVFVAGSPGEQVGHASEMDVPKGHVWAANADSEPFLKGVPIPFVGDDKYGGVNIPFITSDPVPEIGGWGHAPKKLDIDILPSWLDGDGMSVVKPLTPSNPDFGANIVATDGSRGHSGYWDEGSQSLLNQARVTVGQYDRVKLLDQ; encoded by the coding sequence GTGCCCACCTGGCAGCAACTGCGCGATGTGAAGCTGTCCGAGTTCAGCGACGCCGCCGACGGCTGGGGCAAGGTCAGCAGCCGGGCCAACTCCGCCAAGGACCGCGTCGACAACGAGATGCGCGCGAAGATCCACGAGACGCAGCAGAGCAGGACCGCCGAGGGCGCGGTCGGCGACCTCGGCCGGCTCAGCCGCAACTACCAGTACCTGCACACCGAGTGCGGTCTCGTCCGTACCGCGCTCGACGGGCTCGCCACCGAGCTGGCCGCGCCGCAGAAGAAGCTGAAGCAGGCGCTGGAGGACGCGGAGAACCTGAAGTTCACGGTCCAGCCGGACGGGTCGGTGAAGTACCCCACCACCGTCGCTGTCACCGTCCCGCTCGCCCCGGGCCCCGGCGTCGCCAGGCCGGGCGCCCCGGTCCCGTTCCTGGCCGGCAAGGGCGAGGGCGGGGGCGACCCGAACAAGGCGCAGGCCGAGGACATCGCCGAGCGGATCGCCGGGGCGGTGCGGGACGCGGGCGAGATCGACGGCCGGTACGCGGGCGTCCTGCGCCGCCTCAAGTCCCCGCCGGGCATCGACGTCACCGACGAGATGCTGGTCGACGCGGCGGCGGACACCAAGGACGTCCAGAAGAACGCGAAGTTCCTGCCGGAGTCCGGCATCCCCAAGGGGAAGTCGCCCGCGGACAACAAGAAGTGGTGGGACGGCCTGAGCCAGGAGGAGCGCGACGAGTACGCGACCCTCTACCCGGCGGCCGTCGGCGCCCTCGACGGCGTACCGGCCACGGTCCGCGACGACGCCAACCGGATGGTGCTGGCGGAGACGCGCGCGCAGGTCGCGGTCGACATAAAGAAGCTCGGCCCGGAGCCCACCCAGTACGTCCAGAACCCCAACGGCGAGTACCCCAAGGTCATCACCAACCCGGCCTACTCCCAGTGGCACAAGGACAAGGATCGCCTCCAGAACAAGCTCAAGGGCATGGACGCGATCCAGTCCCGCTTCGACCGTACGGGTACAGCGAGCCGCCCCGGTGAACGCCCGCTCCCCGAGGCATTTCTCCTCGGCTTCAACGCGGACGGCATCGGCCGCGCGATCGTCGCCAACGGCAACCCGGACACGGCGACACACACCTCCGTCTACGTGCCCGGTACCGGAACGAACCTCGAAGGCATCAACGGCGATATCGGCCGCATGGAGAAGCTCTGGCGAACCAGCTCGGACATCTCCCGTGGGGCAAGCGTCTCGACGATCACCTGGTTCGGCTACGACGCCCCGCAGAACATCTTCACGGACGCCCCCCAGAGCGGTTACGCGAACGAGGGCGGCCCGATCCTCAACAACTTCCTGGGCGGCCTGCGCGCCTCCCACGAGGGCGACCCGGGCCATCTGACCGCCGTCGGCCACAGCTACGGCAGTACGGTCATCGGCTCGGCCGCCCGCCAGGGCACCCTGCCCGTCGACGACGTCTTCGTCGCGGGCAGCCCTGGCGAGCAGGTCGGCCACGCCTCCGAGATGGACGTGCCCAAGGGCCATGTCTGGGCGGCCAACGCCGACAGCGAGCCGTTCCTCAAGGGCGTCCCGATCCCGTTCGTCGGGGACGACAAGTACGGCGGCGTCAACATCCCCTTCATCACCAGCGACCCCGTCCCCGAGATAGGCGGCTGGGGCCACGCGCCGAAGAAACTCGACATCGACATCCTGCCGTCCTGGCTCGACGGCGACGGCATGAGCGTCGTCAAACCCCTCACCCCGAGCAACCCGGACTTCGGCGCCAACATCGTCGCCACGGACGGCTCCCGGGGCCACAGCGGCTACTGGGACGAGGGATCCCAGAGCCTCCTCAACCAGGCCCGGGTCACGGTGGGCCAGTACGACAGGGTGAAGCTCCTTGACCAGTAA